In Gammaproteobacteria bacterium, a single genomic region encodes these proteins:
- the yihA gene encoding ribosome biogenesis GTP-binding protein YihA/YsxC, whose translation MQTNHTRKDREGLLLGNARYQGSAVHPSRFPPDEGAEVAFAGRSNAGKSSALNTLCNRRALARTSRTPGRTQMLNFFTLDDSRRLVDLPGYGFARVPEETRRKWKRLIESYLSRRRSLKGLILLMDARHPMKPDDGQFLDWCAYHRIPVHVLLTKSDKLGRGKQHQSLRVVRAGLLGSGSGAQLFSARDRTGQEEARKIILDWLSNPTPGSRPDGREDRKDIQTKKPRRV comes from the coding sequence ATGCAAACCAATCATACACGGAAGGACCGCGAGGGCCTGCTACTGGGCAACGCCCGCTACCAGGGCAGTGCGGTGCATCCTTCCCGCTTCCCCCCCGACGAGGGCGCCGAGGTGGCGTTCGCCGGGAGATCGAACGCCGGCAAGTCCAGCGCGCTCAATACCCTTTGCAACCGCAGGGCGTTGGCCCGAACCAGCCGCACCCCGGGACGGACGCAGATGCTGAACTTCTTTACGCTCGATGATTCCCGACGGCTCGTTGACCTGCCCGGTTACGGATTCGCGCGCGTGCCGGAAGAGACCCGCCGGAAATGGAAGCGGTTGATCGAGAGCTATCTTTCCCGCCGCCGGAGCCTGAAGGGTTTGATCCTGCTGATGGATGCCAGGCACCCGATGAAACCGGACGACGGGCAGTTCCTCGACTGGTGCGCCTATCACCGGATTCCGGTCCACGTGCTGCTGACCAAGTCGGACAAACTCGGACGTGGCAAGCAACACCAGTCCCTGCGTGTGGTGAGGGCCGGCCTGTTGGGCTCTGGTAGCGGTGCGCAACTGTTTTCCGCCCGAGACAGAACCGGACAGGAGGAGGCGCGAAAGATCATATTGGACTGGCTGAGCAACCCGACCCCCGGGTCACGCCCGGATGGGCGCGAAGATCGGAAAGATATTCAGACAAAAAAACCCCGGCGTGTATAG
- a CDS encoding cytochrome c4 — protein sequence MRLSNALYLIGLLAVSAMASDQGGDAAAGKTKAAACAACHGADGNSTNPEWPKLAGQGELYLYRQLSNFKNNKREAALMAGPVAALSDQDMKDLAAYFSSQTRTPGSADPVLVSLGEQVFRGGDEDRGVSSCMGCHGPTGGGNAPAGFPALSGQQEKYVVNQLRAYRDGLRRTDPSAMMRDNAGRMSNEEIEAVASYIAGLH from the coding sequence ATGAGATTGAGCAATGCCCTTTATCTGATCGGTCTGCTGGCCGTATCCGCCATGGCATCCGATCAGGGTGGTGACGCGGCCGCAGGCAAGACCAAGGCAGCCGCTTGCGCCGCCTGTCACGGTGCGGACGGAAACAGTACGAACCCGGAGTGGCCCAAGCTGGCCGGCCAGGGTGAATTGTATCTCTACCGCCAGCTTTCCAACTTCAAAAACAACAAGCGCGAGGCCGCGCTCATGGCAGGTCCCGTGGCCGCGCTGTCCGATCAGGACATGAAGGACCTTGCCGCCTATTTCTCCAGTCAGACCCGGACGCCGGGCAGCGCGGATCCTGTCCTGGTCTCGCTGGGCGAGCAGGTCTTCCGCGGTGGCGACGAGGATCGGGGCGTGTCATCCTGCATGGGTTGCCACGGGCCGACAGGGGGGGGAAATGCACCGGCCGGTTTTCCCGCGCTCTCTGGCCAGCAGGAAAAATACGTTGTCAATCAGTTGCGTGCGTACCGTGATGGCCTGCGCCGAACGGACCCCTCCGCGATGATGCGCGATAACGCCGGTCGCATGAGCAACGAGGAGATCGAGGCAGTCGCATCCTATATCGCGGGACTGCATTAG
- a CDS encoding thiol:disulfide interchange protein DsbA/DsbL, whose translation MKSWSMVVFALLLSLTAGALASTNSIDEGIDYERLRVPVPTDVEPGQVEVLELFWYGCPHCHSFEPFVNKWLEAKPKSAVFVRVPATLNPNWTPHARMYYALELMGEIDRLHPIIFEAIQTQGRRLGNLSAMTRFLSQQGVDTERFVRAYNSMEVDSLVRREADRARRYGVTGVPSVIVNGKYRTSASMAGSYANMIQVINYLVEQESNPT comes from the coding sequence ATGAAATCCTGGTCCATGGTTGTCTTTGCGCTGCTGCTGTCGCTGACGGCTGGGGCACTGGCAAGTACGAACTCGATAGATGAGGGAATCGATTACGAACGGCTCAGGGTCCCGGTACCCACGGACGTCGAGCCCGGACAGGTCGAGGTCCTGGAGTTGTTCTGGTACGGGTGTCCCCATTGCCATTCGTTCGAGCCCTTCGTCAACAAATGGCTCGAAGCCAAGCCCAAGTCGGCCGTGTTCGTCCGGGTCCCGGCTACCCTCAATCCCAACTGGACCCCGCATGCGCGCATGTACTACGCACTAGAGCTGATGGGCGAGATCGACCGGTTGCATCCCATCATCTTTGAGGCCATTCAAACCCAGGGGCGGCGCCTGGGGAACCTCAGCGCCATGACGCGCTTCCTGAGTCAGCAGGGAGTCGATACGGAACGATTCGTGCGGGCCTACAATTCCATGGAGGTTGATTCGCTCGTAAGACGGGAAGCGGACCGCGCAAGGCGATATGGCGTGACTGGTGTGCCCAGTGTGATCGTCAACGGCAAGTACCGCACGAGCGCCTCTATGGCTGGCAGCTACGCCAACATGATTCAGGTGATAAACTACCTCGTGGAACAGGAGTCGAACCCGACCTGA
- a CDS encoding endonuclease/exonuclease/phosphatase family protein, translating to MTQGQPLALDMRAQDGQPIKRLRVLSYNIQVGIPYSHYRHYFTRSWKHVLPFHGRRSNLNNIADFVSDFDIVGIQELDAGSIRSSNINQAQYLATRAGFPHWFAQTNRDLGLFAQHSLGMLSSVRPAAIMGHKLPGRIPGRGAMVTTFGEGAHTLIVIVMHLALSRRARTQQLAYIAEYVRKHEHVILMGDLNCRIDDEEFQSLLSDTHLCSPEQEHHTYPSWRPRLGLDHILVTPGMPVEQSRTYLDAGFSDHLPISVDIKLPATLKLWRETQSR from the coding sequence ATGACTCAAGGCCAACCTCTGGCATTGGACATGCGGGCGCAAGACGGCCAACCGATCAAGCGGTTGAGAGTGCTGTCGTACAACATTCAGGTCGGCATTCCTTATAGCCACTATCGGCACTATTTCACCCGTAGCTGGAAGCATGTGCTTCCCTTTCATGGCCGCCGGTCCAACCTGAACAACATCGCCGATTTCGTCAGTGATTTCGATATTGTCGGCATCCAGGAACTCGATGCCGGCAGCATCCGCAGCAGCAATATCAATCAGGCGCAATATCTGGCCACCCGGGCCGGGTTTCCGCACTGGTTCGCACAGACCAACCGCGATCTCGGGTTATTCGCGCAACACAGTCTCGGGATGCTCTCCAGCGTACGGCCGGCGGCGATCATGGGTCACAAGCTGCCCGGGCGTATCCCAGGTCGCGGCGCGATGGTAACGACCTTCGGTGAGGGAGCCCACACCCTCATCGTCATCGTTATGCATCTCGCATTGAGTCGCAGGGCACGGACCCAGCAACTGGCGTACATCGCCGAGTACGTCAGGAAGCACGAACACGTCATCCTGATGGGCGACCTTAACTGCCGCATCGACGACGAGGAGTTTCAGTCGCTGTTGAGCGACACTCACCTCTGTTCCCCGGAACAGGAGCATCACACCTATCCGAGCTGGCGACCCCGCCTCGGACTGGACCACATCCTCGTGACACCGGGAATGCCCGTCGAACAAAGTCGCACCTACCTCGACGCGGGATTCTCGGACCACCTGCCGATTTCGGTCGA